One Triticum dicoccoides isolate Atlit2015 ecotype Zavitan chromosome 5B, WEW_v2.0, whole genome shotgun sequence genomic window carries:
- the LOC119306997 gene encoding receptor-like protein kinase ANXUR2 isoform X1: MDHQAIIARSKLECMLFDENVEPMPLPLSLLEDITSSFSEDQAIGYGGFAVVYKGMLDNGTIAVKKLFETFCIDEKQFSEEIHCLMKAKHKNIVRFLGYCSNAQGEMVDYKGKLVLADVRERLLCFEYLRNGSLDKKITDASCGLEWRQRYQIIIGICNGLYYLHQKHIVHLDLKPENILLDDHMMPKITDFGLSRCFDEKQTRTVASKLIGTMGYLAPEFFGGRQITFKSDIYSLGIIIIDILTGDKGYVDVENQVLERWRYRLEKSHGDTQLVQVQVCTEIAIECCDFNPAKRPDMQDIIDRLGATQNVDEFAAETGCSSSSVPKVAGSWKGGVPDHWIQLAQHQERASKKLHISLAKIKAATDNFHERNLIGVGGFGNVYKGALGDGTPVAVKRAMLTSKQGLPEFQAEIVLLSGIRHRHVVSLIGYCTEQAEMILVYEYMQRGTLRRHLYGYGEPALPALSWMQRLEICIGAARGVHYLHAGYSENIIHRDIKSTNILLGDSNRGMIAKIADFGLSLTGPSFGHTHVSTIVKGSFGYLDPEYFRRQQLSDRSDVYSFGVVLFEVLCARPALNVSLPREQVSLADHALRCQRNGTLDEIIDPLLAGKIAPDCLKKFSETAWKCLSDYGVDRPSMGDVLWNLEYALQMQETFENGVSH; the protein is encoded by the exons ATGGACCACCAAGCCATTATCGCACGAAGTAAACTGGAGTGTATGTTATTTGATGAAAATGTGGAACCAATGCCCCTACCATTATCACTTCTGGAGGATATCACTAGCAGTTTCTCTGAAGACCAAGCCATCGGCTATGGTGGCTTTGCAGTTGTTTATAAG GGGATGCTTGACAATGGCACAATTGCTGTGAAGAAGCTTTTCGAAACATTTTGTATTGACGAGAAGCAATTCAGCGAAGAGATCCATTGTCTAATGAAGGCAAAGCACAAAAATATAGTACGGTTTCTAGGATATTGCTCTAACGCACAAGGGGAAATGGTAGACTACAAGGGAAAGCTCGTCTTGGCAGATGTACGAGAAAGGTTGCTCTGTTTTGAATATCTACGCAATGGAAGTCTTGATAAGAAAATCACTG ATGCATCTTGTGGACTTGAATGGAGACAACGCTATCAAATTATCATTGGAATTTGTAACGGTTTGTATTATCTTCACCAAAAGCACATAGTTCACTTGGATCTTAAACCCGAAAATATATTATTAGATGACCATATGATGCCAAAAATTACCGATTTTGGTCTTTCGAGGTGCTTCGATGAAAAGCAAACCCGAACTGTTGCTTCAAAGTTGATTGGAACTAT GGGATATTTGGCACCAGAATTCTTTGGGGGTAGACAGATCACATTCAAGTCGGACATATATAGTCTTGGTATTATAATCATAGACAtactaacaggagacaaggggtatGTTGATGTTGAAAAC CAGGTTCTGGAGAGATGGAGATATAGGTTGGAGAAATCACACGGAGATACACAACTGGTACAAGTACAAGTATGCACTGAGATAGCGATAGAGTGCTGTGACTTTAACCCAGCGAAAAGACCAGATATGCAGGATATAATTGATAGGCTTGGTGCAACACAAAATGTGGATGAATTTGCTGCTGAAACTGGATGTAGTAGTTCATCCGTACCAAAG GTTGCTGGTTCGTGGAAAGGGGGCGTGCCTGACCATTGGATACAATTGGCACAGCATCAG GAAAGGGCGAGCAAGAAGCTGCACATCTCGCTGGCGAAGATCAAGGCTGCCACGGACAACTTCCACGAGCGCAACCTTATTGGCGTCGGCGGGTTCGGGAATGTGTACAAGGGTGCGCTCGGCGATGGCACGCCTGTGGCGGTGAAGCGTGCCATGCTCACCTCGAAGCAGGGGCTGCCGGAGTTCCAGGCGGAGATCGTGCTGCTGTCCGGCATCCGGCACCGGCATGTGGTGTCGCTCATCGGGTACTGCACCGAGCAGGCGGAGATGATACTCGTGTACGAGTACATGCAGAGAGGCACGCTGCGAAGACACCTGTACGGCTACGGCGAGCCGGCACTGCCGGCACTGTCCTGGATGCAGCGGCTGGAGATCTGCATCGGGGCGGCGAGGGGCGTGCACTACCTGCACGCAGGCTACTCGGAGAACATCATCCACCGCGACATCAAGTCGACCAACATCCTCCTGGGCGACAGCAACCGCGGCATGATAGCCAAGATAGCCGACTTCGGGCTGTCGCTCACCGGGCCGTCTTTCGGGCACACGCACGTGAGCACGATTGTGAAGGGAAGCTTCGGGTACCTGGACCCGGAGTACTTCCGGCGGCAGCAGCTTTCGGACCGGTCGGACGTGTACTCGTTCGGCGTGGTGCTGTTCGAGGTGCTATGCGCGCGGCCGGCGCTGAACGTGAGCCTGCCGAGGGAGCAGGTCAGCCTCGCCGATCACGCGCTGCGCTGCCAGAGGAATGGGACCCTGGACGAGATCATCGACCCGCTGCTGGCGGGCAAGATCGCGCCGGACTGCCTGAAGAAATTCTCGGAGACGGCGTGGAAATGCTTGTCGGACTACGGCGTGGACCGGCCGTCCATGGGCGACGTGTTGTGGAACCTGGAGTACGCGCTGCAGATGCAGGAGACCTTCGAAAACGGGGTcagccactag
- the LOC119306997 gene encoding receptor-like protein kinase ANXUR2 isoform X2, with protein MDHQAIIARSKLECMLFDENVEPMPLPLSLLEDITSSFSEDQAIGYGGFAVVYKGMLDNGTIAVKKLFETFCIDEKQFSEEIHCLMKAKHKNIVRFLGYCSNAQGEMVDYKGKLVLADVRERLLCFEYLRNGSLDKKITDASCGLEWRQRYQIIIGICNGLYYLHQKHIVHLDLKPENILLDDHMMPKITDFGLSRCFDEKQTRTVASKLIGTMGYLAPEFFGGRQITFKSDIYSLGIIIIDILTGDKGYVDVENVLERWRYRLEKSHGDTQLVQVQVCTEIAIECCDFNPAKRPDMQDIIDRLGATQNVDEFAAETGCSSSSVPKVAGSWKGGVPDHWIQLAQHQERASKKLHISLAKIKAATDNFHERNLIGVGGFGNVYKGALGDGTPVAVKRAMLTSKQGLPEFQAEIVLLSGIRHRHVVSLIGYCTEQAEMILVYEYMQRGTLRRHLYGYGEPALPALSWMQRLEICIGAARGVHYLHAGYSENIIHRDIKSTNILLGDSNRGMIAKIADFGLSLTGPSFGHTHVSTIVKGSFGYLDPEYFRRQQLSDRSDVYSFGVVLFEVLCARPALNVSLPREQVSLADHALRCQRNGTLDEIIDPLLAGKIAPDCLKKFSETAWKCLSDYGVDRPSMGDVLWNLEYALQMQETFENGVSH; from the exons ATGGACCACCAAGCCATTATCGCACGAAGTAAACTGGAGTGTATGTTATTTGATGAAAATGTGGAACCAATGCCCCTACCATTATCACTTCTGGAGGATATCACTAGCAGTTTCTCTGAAGACCAAGCCATCGGCTATGGTGGCTTTGCAGTTGTTTATAAG GGGATGCTTGACAATGGCACAATTGCTGTGAAGAAGCTTTTCGAAACATTTTGTATTGACGAGAAGCAATTCAGCGAAGAGATCCATTGTCTAATGAAGGCAAAGCACAAAAATATAGTACGGTTTCTAGGATATTGCTCTAACGCACAAGGGGAAATGGTAGACTACAAGGGAAAGCTCGTCTTGGCAGATGTACGAGAAAGGTTGCTCTGTTTTGAATATCTACGCAATGGAAGTCTTGATAAGAAAATCACTG ATGCATCTTGTGGACTTGAATGGAGACAACGCTATCAAATTATCATTGGAATTTGTAACGGTTTGTATTATCTTCACCAAAAGCACATAGTTCACTTGGATCTTAAACCCGAAAATATATTATTAGATGACCATATGATGCCAAAAATTACCGATTTTGGTCTTTCGAGGTGCTTCGATGAAAAGCAAACCCGAACTGTTGCTTCAAAGTTGATTGGAACTAT GGGATATTTGGCACCAGAATTCTTTGGGGGTAGACAGATCACATTCAAGTCGGACATATATAGTCTTGGTATTATAATCATAGACAtactaacaggagacaaggggtatGTTGATGTTGAAAAC GTTCTGGAGAGATGGAGATATAGGTTGGAGAAATCACACGGAGATACACAACTGGTACAAGTACAAGTATGCACTGAGATAGCGATAGAGTGCTGTGACTTTAACCCAGCGAAAAGACCAGATATGCAGGATATAATTGATAGGCTTGGTGCAACACAAAATGTGGATGAATTTGCTGCTGAAACTGGATGTAGTAGTTCATCCGTACCAAAG GTTGCTGGTTCGTGGAAAGGGGGCGTGCCTGACCATTGGATACAATTGGCACAGCATCAG GAAAGGGCGAGCAAGAAGCTGCACATCTCGCTGGCGAAGATCAAGGCTGCCACGGACAACTTCCACGAGCGCAACCTTATTGGCGTCGGCGGGTTCGGGAATGTGTACAAGGGTGCGCTCGGCGATGGCACGCCTGTGGCGGTGAAGCGTGCCATGCTCACCTCGAAGCAGGGGCTGCCGGAGTTCCAGGCGGAGATCGTGCTGCTGTCCGGCATCCGGCACCGGCATGTGGTGTCGCTCATCGGGTACTGCACCGAGCAGGCGGAGATGATACTCGTGTACGAGTACATGCAGAGAGGCACGCTGCGAAGACACCTGTACGGCTACGGCGAGCCGGCACTGCCGGCACTGTCCTGGATGCAGCGGCTGGAGATCTGCATCGGGGCGGCGAGGGGCGTGCACTACCTGCACGCAGGCTACTCGGAGAACATCATCCACCGCGACATCAAGTCGACCAACATCCTCCTGGGCGACAGCAACCGCGGCATGATAGCCAAGATAGCCGACTTCGGGCTGTCGCTCACCGGGCCGTCTTTCGGGCACACGCACGTGAGCACGATTGTGAAGGGAAGCTTCGGGTACCTGGACCCGGAGTACTTCCGGCGGCAGCAGCTTTCGGACCGGTCGGACGTGTACTCGTTCGGCGTGGTGCTGTTCGAGGTGCTATGCGCGCGGCCGGCGCTGAACGTGAGCCTGCCGAGGGAGCAGGTCAGCCTCGCCGATCACGCGCTGCGCTGCCAGAGGAATGGGACCCTGGACGAGATCATCGACCCGCTGCTGGCGGGCAAGATCGCGCCGGACTGCCTGAAGAAATTCTCGGAGACGGCGTGGAAATGCTTGTCGGACTACGGCGTGGACCGGCCGTCCATGGGCGACGTGTTGTGGAACCTGGAGTACGCGCTGCAGATGCAGGAGACCTTCGAAAACGGGGTcagccactag